In Phragmites australis chromosome 24, lpPhrAust1.1, whole genome shotgun sequence, the following are encoded in one genomic region:
- the LOC133907657 gene encoding beta-amylase 3, chloroplastic-like, which yields MALTVRSSTSFLSPVDPSSKLLHKPGGDDAVPSPAHAAAPSCRLRLVGAGAAAAPAAERAPAEADLLHGGGAGQTHGRPRGGAPVYVMLPLDTVRPGGQLGRARAVAASLMALRGAGVEGVMVDVWWGVVEREGPGRYDWEAYAELVRMVERAGLRLQAVMSFHQCGGNVGDSCNIPLPPWVLEEMNSNPDIVYTDRSGRRNPEYISLGCDTLPVLKGRTPIQVYADYMRSFRDRFRDYLGNVIAEIQVGMGPCGELRYPSYPEANGTWRFPGIGEFQCYDKYMGASLQAAATAAGHEEWGMGGPHDAGEYKQLPEDTGFFRWEGTWSTDYGRFFLEWYSGMLLEHGDRVLAAAESVFGGTGATLSAKVSGIHWHYRTRSHAAELTAGYYNTRHRDGYAPIARMLAKRGTVLNFTCMEMKDEQQPPHASCSPELLVKQVKAAAAAAGVELAGENALERYDDSAFSQVAATARGAGLAAFTYLRMNKKLFDGDNWRQFVSFVRTMADGGMSPALPRCDTEHSDLYVGFLDAAKERKAPEAEGATAAAF from the exons ATGGCGCTGACGGTGCGTTCCTCCACGTCGTTCCTGTCGCCGGTGGACCCCTCCTCCAAGCTCCTCCACAAACCTGGCGGCGACGACGCGGTGCCTTCTCCCGCCCACGCCGCCGCGCCGAGCTGCAGGCTGCGCCTCGTCggggcgggcgcggcggcggcgcccgcggCGGAGCGCGCGCCGGCCGAGGCCGATCTGctgcacggcggcggcgcggggcagACACACGGTCGGCCGCGCGGCGGGGCGCCGGTGTACGTGATGCTGCCGCTCGACACGGTGAGACCGGGGGGGCAGCTGGGCCGGGCGCGCGCGGTGGCGGCGAGCCTGATGGCGCTGCGGGGCGCCGGTGTGGAGGGCGTCATGGTTGACGTGTGGTGGGGCGTGGTGGAGCGAGAGGGGCCCGGGCGGTACGACTGGGAGGCCTACGCCGAGCTCGTGCGCATGGTGGAGCGCGCCGGCCTCCGCCTCCAGGCCGTCATGTCCTTCCACCAGTGCGGTGGCAACGTCGGCGACTCCTGCAA CATCCCTTTGCCGCCGTGGGTGTTGGAGGAGATGAACAGCAACCCAGACATCGTGTACACGGACAGGTCCGGCCGCCGGAACCCCGAGTACATCTCCCTCGGCTGCGACACGCTGCCGGTGCTCAAGGGCCGGACCCCCATCCAGGTCTACGCCGACTACATGCGCAGCTTCCGCGACAGGTTCCGCGACTACCTCGGCAACGTCATCGCG GAGATCCAAGTGGGCATGGGGCCTTGTGGAGAGCTGAGGTATCCTTCCTACCCAGAGGCCAATGGAACCTGGCGCTTCCCGGGCATCGGCGAGTTCCAGTGCTATGACAAG TACATGGGGGCGTCGCTGCAggccgcggcgacggcggcagggCACGAGGAGTGGGGGATGGGCGGGCCGCACGACGCCGGCGAGTACAAGCAGCTCCCGGAGGACACTGGTTTCTTCCGGTGGGAGGGCACGTGGAGCACCGATTACGGCCGCTTCTTCCTGGAGTGGTACTCGGGCATGCTCCTGGAGCACGGCGACCGCGTCCTGGCCGCCGCCGAGTCCGTCTTCGGCGGCACGGGCGCCACGCTCTCCGCCAAGGTCTCCGGCATCCACTGGCACTACCGGACGCGCTCCCACGCCGCGGAGCTCACCGCGGGGTACTACAACACGCGGCACCGCGACGGGTACGCGCCGATCGCGCGCATGCTGGCCAAGCGGGGCACCGTGCTCAACTTCACGTGCATGGAGATGAAGGacgagcagcagccgccgcacgcCAGCTGCTCGCCCGAGCTGCTGGTGAAGCAAGTCaaggccgccgcggcggccgccggggTGGAGCTCGCCGGCGAGAACGCGCTGGAGAGGTACGACGACTCGGCGTTCTCGCAGGTGGCGGCGACGGCCCGGGGCGCGGGGCTGGCCGCGTTCACGTACCTGCGCATGAACAAGAAGCTCTTCGACGGCGACAACTGGCGGCAGTTCGTCTCGTTCGTCAGGACCATGGCCGACGGCGGCATGAGTCCCGCGCTGCCGCGGTGCGACACGGAGCACTCGGACCTGTACGTCGGGTTCCTGGACGCCGCCAAGGAGAGGAAAGCGCCGGAGGCCGAGGGCGCCACTGCCGCGGCATTTTAG
- the LOC133907658 gene encoding metacaspase-1-like: MLMLIDCSGCRTPLQLPHGAPCIRCAICGAVTHVAAPPAEQSRGAMQLAPGWGPPPPAAHGRKRAVVCGISYRYSRHELKGCINDANCMRHLLMTRFNFPDDAIIMLNEEQTDPYKIPTKHNIRMAMYWLVQGCQPGDSLVFHYSGHGAQQRNYSGDEVDGFDETLCPLDFETQGMIVDDEINTALVRPLPHGVKLHALIDACHSGTALDLPFLCRMNRSGQYVWEDHRPRSGVWKGTSGGEAISFSGCDDDQTSADTSALSKVTSTGAMTFCFIQAIERGHGTTYGSILNSMRSTIRNTGDSVGAGGGAVTSLITMLLTGGGITAGGLRQEPQLTASEQFDVYAKPFSL; encoded by the exons ATGCTGATGCTGATCGACTGCTCGGGCTGCCGCACGCCGCTGCAGCTGCCGCACGGCGCGCCCTGCATCCGCTGCGCCATCTGCGGGGCCGTCACGCACGTCGCGGCCCCTCCCGCCGAACAGAGCCGCGGTGCGATGCAGCTGGCGCCGGGGTGGGGCCCGCCCCCGCCAGCGGCGCACGGGCGGAAGCGCGCGGTGGTGTGCGGGATCTCGTACCGGTACTCGCGGCACGAGCTCAAGGGGTGCATCAACGACGCCAATTGCATGCGCCACCTCCTCATGACGCGGTTCAACTTCCCCGACGACGCCATCATCATGCTCAACG AAGAACAAACCGACCCCTATAAAATTCCAACGAAGCATAACATAAGGATGGCCATGTATTGGCTTGTGCAAGGTTGTCAACCTGGAGACTCATTGGTGTTCCATTATTCTGGCCATGGAGCACAACAAAGAAACTACAGTGGAGATGAGGTTGATGGGTTTGACGAAACCCTCTGCCCCTTGGATTTTGAGACACAAGGAATGATTGTGGATGATGAGATAAATACAGCGCTTGTTAGACCACTTCCTCATGGAGTTAAACTTCATGCACTCATTGATGCTTGTCATAGTGGGACTGCACTTGATTTGCCTTTCCTATGCAGAATGAACAG GAGTGGGCAATATGTATGGGAAGATCACCGGCCGCGATCTGGTGTCTGGAAAGGCACTAGTGGTGGGGAGGCTATTTCATTTAGTGGTTGTGACGATGACCAGACCTCTGCAGATACTTCA GCTTTGTCAAAGGTCACTTCGACTGGTGCAATGACATTTTGCTTCATCCAAGCTATAGAACGTGGGCATGGCACCACCTATGGGAGTATCCTGAACTCCATGCGCTCGACGATACGCAACACAGGTGACTCAGTGGGTGCTGGTGGTGGCGCCGTTACATCGCTAATTACAATGCTTCTTACGGGAGGGGGCATTACTGCTGGCGGGCTGAGACAG GAGCCACAGCTTACTGCATCCGAGCAATTTGATGTCTACGCAAAGCCCTTTTCGCTATGA
- the LOC133907668 gene encoding phosphatidylinositol 4-phosphate 5-kinase 5-like yields the protein MQHHHLLPAAVSAAPEAAAATEPPPPPVPDPSSLRIHIPSSPHHALPSTPHKRPVVMTSSTSTPTRPSPSPFTPPRRRKAVPAAGAPTAGAAAARHLLRCLHLRLRILLLISLPSLYFLSPSPTILPRSLLADFLSAAAFSCALLLLLCLSLPRLPFALPLPLRRARRSPILWSIGSSPSASASSPTTGHFVQVYSNGDVYEGQFHRGRCTGSGVYYYYMSGRYEGDWVNGKYDGFGVETWARGSRYRGQYRQGLRHGYGVYRFYTGDVYAGEWSNGQSHGYGVHTCEDGSRYIGEFKRGVKHGLGHYHFRNGDTYAGEYFADRMHGFGVYSFANGHRYEGAWHEGRRQGLGMYSFRNGETQAGHWQSGVLDTLSTQNIIPGSPVAVNHSKVLNAVQEARRAAEKAYDVPRVDDKVNKAVAAANKAANAARVAAVKAAQKRTPNNGDNLPLSVV from the exons ATGCAACACCACCACCTGctccccgccgccgtctccgccgCGCCGGAGGCGGCCGCGGCGACGGAACCCCCGCCCCCGCCTGTCCCCGATCCCTCCTCCCTGCGCATCCACATCCCGTCAAGCCCGCACCACGCGCTGCCCTCCACCCCGCACAAGCGGCCCGTCGTCATGACCTCCTCCACGTCCACCCCCACGCGCCCCTCTCCGTCGCCCTTCACCCCGCCGCGGAGACGCAAGGCGGTGCCCGCGGCGGGGGCGCCCACCgcgggtgcggcggcggcgaggcacctcctccgctgcctccacctccgcctgcgcatcctcctcctcatctccCTCCCGTCCCTCTACTTCCTCTCTCCATCCCCCACCATCCTCCCGCGCTCCCTCCTCGCCGActtcctctccgccgccgccttctcctgcgcgctcctcctcctcctctgcctctccCTGCCCCGCCTACCCTTcgcgctcccgctcccgctccgccGCGCGCGCCGATCCCCCATCCTCTGGTCCATCGGCTCTTCGCCCTCCGCATCGGCGTCCAGCCCCACCACTGGCCATTTCGTCCAGGTGTACAGCAACGGCGATGTCTACGAGGGCCAGTTCCACCGCGGACGGTGCACGGGCAGCGGCGTCTACTACTACTACATGAGCGGGAGGTACGAGGGGGACTGGGTCAACGGCAAGTACGACGGCTTCGGCGTCGAGACGTGGGCGAGGGGGAGCCGGTATCGGGGCCAGTACCGGCAGGGGCTCAGGCACGGATATGGCGTCTACAGGTTCTACACCGGGGATGTGTACGCCGGAGAGTGGTCGAATGGGCAGAGCCATGGGTATGGCGTGCACACCTGCGAGGATGGCAGCCGGTACATTGGGGAATTCAAGAGGGGCGTCAAGCATGGCCTCGGCCACTACCATTTCAG GAATGGTGACACCTACGCTGGAGAGTACTTTGCTGATAGGATGCATGGCTTTGGAGTCTACAGTTTTGCTAATGGACATAGATATGAGGGAGCATGGCACGAGGGCAGAAGACAGGGTTTAGGCATGTATAGTTTCAGGAATGGAGAGACGCAAGCAGGCCACTGGCAAAGTGGAGTTCTTGACACTTTAAGCACCCAGAACATTATCCCTGGATCGCCTGTTGCTGTGAACCATTCCAAGGTCCTTAACGCAGTGCAG GAAGCAAGAAGAGCTGCAGAGAAGGCCTATGATGTCCCAAGAGTAGACGATAAGGTGAACAAGGCTGTTGCAGCAGCTAATAAAGCAGCCAATGCAGCCAGGGTGGCTGCCGTGAAGGCTGCACAGAAGCGCACCCCCAATAACGGTGACAATCTACCACTATCTGTAGTGTGA